From Salarias fasciatus chromosome 5, fSalaFa1.1, whole genome shotgun sequence, a single genomic window includes:
- the LOC115389124 gene encoding prostacyclin synthase-like: protein MTWTTLLLMLLLLLVLLFFTLTRRSRLKREPPLDKGIIPWLGHALEFGRDAAKFLTRMKLKHGNIFTVRAAGRYVTVLLDPHSYDAVLGDSECLDFTRYAQVLMDRIFNLQLPLDQPAKAKETMKRHFLGMNAAALDSIISRHLRALLKAKTPTNQKDWKEEGLFHLCYSLLFKAGYLTLFGGEQNNNGADPSSVYDEYKKFDGLLTKMARGTLRAEEKKTAHSVRKRLCELLAPAGLTEDPESSPWLHAYLQLLQEEGIDREMQKKAVLMQLWATQGNVGPAAFWLLGHLLTNPEALTAVKKEFSQISQMETTEIPFKDKPVDTPVFDSALQEALRLTAAPFITREVVQEKSLRMADGQEYLLRKGDRVCLFPFISPQMDPEVYHEPQKFKHNRFLNEDGSVKENFYKGGRRLKYYTMPWGAGTNGCVGKQFAINTIRQFVYKFLTSFDLELCDPNASVPEINASRYGFGMLQPDGDLLVRYKPKNKD from the exons atgaCCTGGACCacactgctgctgatgctgctgctgctgctcgtgcTGCTGTTCTTCACGCTCACTCGGAGATCCAG GCTGAAGAGAGAGCCACCTCTAGACAAAGGGATTATTCCTTGGTTGGGCCATGCGCTGGAGTTTGGAAGAGATGCTGCCAAGTTTCTTACTAGAATGAAATTGAAACATGgcaacatttttact GTGCGTGCTGCAGGCCGCTATGTGACCGTGCTGCTGGATCCTCACTCCTACGATGCTGTCCTCGGTGACTCTGAGTGCCTGGACTTCACGCGCTACGCGCAGGTGCTCATGGACAGGATCTTTAACCTGCAGCTCCCACTCGATCAGCCTGCGAAAGCAAAGGAGACGATGAAAAG GCACTTCCTTGGTATGAACGCAGCCGCCCTCGACAGCATTATCAGCAGGCACCTGAGGGCCCTGCTGAAAGCCAAGACGCCTACGAACCAGAAAGACTGGAAAGAGGAAGGGCTGTTCCACCTCTGCTACAGCTTACTTTTTAA GGCGGGGTACCTGACGCTCTTTGGAGGAGAACAGAACAACAATGGCGCCGATCCCTCGAGTGTCTACGACGAGTACAAGAAGTTTGACGGCCTCCTGACTAAAATGGCGAGGGGCACGTTGAGAGCAG aagagaagaagaccGCACACAGCGTTCGAAAGAGACTGTGCGAGCTTTTGGCTCCGGCAGGCCTGACAGAAGACCCGGAGTCAAGCCCCTGGCTCCACGCctacctgcagctcctgcaggaggagggaatCGACAGGGAGATGCAGAAGAAAGCTGTACTGATGCAACTTTGGGCCACACAG ggtaATGTGGGTCCTGCTGCATTCTGGCTGCTGGGCCACTTGTTGACAAATCCCGAGGCTCTGACAGCAGTGAAGAAGGAGTTTAGCCAGATTTCACAAATGGAAACAACAGAGATTCCTTTCAAGGACAAACCCGTGGATACACCAGTGTTTG ATAGTGCCTTACAAGAAGCCCTcagactcactgctgcccccttTATCACCAGAGAGGTAGTGCAGGAAAAATCCCTCCGCATGGCTGACGGACAGGAGTACCTCCTGAGGAAAGGAGACAGGGTGTGTTTGTTCCCCTTCATCAGCCCTCAGATGGACCCTGAGGTCTACCATGAGCCACAG AAATTCAAACACAATCGCTTCCTGAATGAGGATGGATCCGTGAAAGAGAATTTTTATAAAGGAGGGAGGCGGCTGAAATATTACACCATGCCATGGGGGGCCGGGACCAACGGCTGTGTGGGAAAGCAGTTTGCCATCAATACCATCAGACA GTTTGTTTACAAGTTTTTGACGAGCTTCGACTTGGAGCTCTGTGACCCAAACGCCTCAGTGCCAGAGATAAATGCCAGCCGTTATGGATTCGGGATGCTCCAACCTGACGGAGACTTGCTTGTTCGATATAAAcctaaaaataaagactga
- the thumpd3 gene encoding tRNA (guanine(6)-N(2))-methyltransferase THUMP3, which translates to MSSPGEEAAEPGTCAPVELEAIGEEIISVTIGATVPTGFEHTAAEEVKEKIGVDARVSKDRGRIYFPITTDKLFQVHLLRSVDNLFVVVEEYDHYQFKDSKEETLAELQQLASKLPWTSALQVWKQNRALKKKKGHRRGGKAKPNGEASDSAVADAAEQEQEQPQAVAADEGLTKTESAPESGACEQDSEKAAPEAKPIKFRVTCNRAGDKHSFSSNEAARDFGGAVQEFFQWKADMTKFDIEVLLNIHNEEVVIGIALTEESLHRRNISHFGPTTLRSTLCYGMLRLCKPQPSDIILDPMCGTGAIPLEGAIEFNSSFYIAGDNNDMAVNRTVNNVCHIQKRRADKGSTPGLPIDTVQWDLCKLPMRTSSVDIIITDMPFGKRMGSRKKNWDLYPSCLREMARVCRPGSGKAVLLTQDKKCFSKAISRMGGLWRKLHTVWVNVGGLHAGVYLLKRTGAAIGQTPEDVREPRGTVNAQGDDLDNSEAS; encoded by the exons ATGTCTTCCCCCggggaggaagctgcagagccGGGTACATGTGCTCCTGTCGAGCTGGAGGCCATCGGGGAAGAAATCATCTCTGTGACCATCGGAGCCACCGTGCCAACGGGGTTCGAACACACCGcagcagaggaggtgaaggagaagaTCGGGGTAGATGCACGAGTCAGCAAAGACCGCGGCCGCATTTACTTCCCAATAACTACTGACAAGCTTTTCCAG GTCCATCTTCTGAGGTCTGTCGACAACCTGTTTGTTGTGGTTGAGGAATATGATCATTACCAGTTCAAAGATTCAAAG GAGGAGACGCTGGCGGAGTTACAGCAGCTTGCCTCCAAACTCCCCTGGACGAGCGCCCTTCAGGTCTGGAAGCAAAATCGAgccctgaagaagaaaaaaggccaTCGCCGAGGAGGGAAAGCAAAACCCAACGGTGAGGCCAGTGATTCAGCCGTCGCCGACGCTGCggagcaggaacaggaacaacCTCAGGCGGTGGCTGCTGACGAAGGCCTCACGAAGACGGAGAGCGCGCCTGAATCCGGTGCCTGTGAACAGGACTCAGAGAAGGCAGCCCCCGAGGCCAAGCCCATCAAGTTCCGGGTGACATGCAACAGGGCCGGCGACAAACACAGCTTTTCCTCCAATGAGGCGGCCAGAGACTTTGGCGGAGCCGTGCAGGAATTTTTCCAGTGGAAAGCAGACATGACGAAGTTTGACATCGAG gtcctgctgAACATACATAATGAAGAGGTGGTGATTGGTATTGCTCTCACCGAGGAGAGTCTGCACAGGAGAAACATCAGTCACTTTGGACCCACCACCCTGCGCTCCACCCTGTGCTATGGCATGCTCAG GTTGTGTAAACCGCAGCCGTCTGATATCATACTTGATCCCATGTGTGGGACTGGAGCCATACCACTGGAG GGCGCCATCGAATTCAACAGCTCCTTCTACATTGCCGGTGACAACAACGACATGGCGGTGAACCGCACGGTCAATAACGTGTGTCACATCCAGAAGCGGAGAGCAGACAAGGGCAG CACACCTGGACTGCCGATTGACACCGTGCAGTGGGATCTGTGCAAGTTACCCATGAGGACGAGCTCCGTCGACATCATTATCACCGACATGCCGTTCGGAAAGAG AATGGGCTCCAGGAAGAAGAACTGGGACCTGTATCCGTCATGCCTCAGAGAAATGGCCCGTGTGTGCAGACCAGGCTCAGGGAAGGCCGTCCTCTTGACGCAGGACAAGAAATGTTTTTCCAAG GCCATCTCCAGGATGGGGGGACTGTGGAGGAAGCTGCACACTGTTTGGGTCAACGTTGGGGGTTTACATGCCGGAGTCTACCTCCTCAAGCGGACCGGAGCCGCGATCGGCCAGACTCCAGAAGACGTCCGTGAACCACGAGGGACGGTGAACGCACAAGGGGACGACTTGGACAATAGCGAGGCGTCTTAA